The DNA window AGGCGCTGCCCTACATCCGGCAGTTCCAGGGCAAGGTGGTGGTGATCAAGTACGGGGGGCACGCCATGGTGGACGAGGCCCTCAAGGAGAGCTTCGCCCGAGACGTGGTGCTTCTCAAGTACATCGGGATCAACCCCGTGGTGGTCCACGGCGGGGGGCCCCAGATCAACCAGGTCCTCGACCGGATGAAGATCGAGTCGAGCTTCGTGGACGGCATGCGCGTCACCGACGCCTCCACCATGGACGTGGTGGAGATGGTGCTGGTGGGCAAGGTCAACAAGGAGATCGTCAACCTCATCCAGCTCCACGGCGGTCGGGCCGTGGGCCTCTCGGGCAAGGACGGGGGGCTCATCCGCGCCCGCAAGCTCTACATGCACAAGAAGGTGGACGACCGCCTGCCCCCGGAGATCATCGACATCGGCGCCGTGGGCGAGGTGGAGGCGATCCACCCCGCGGTGATCGAGACCCTGGACCGGGGAGGCTTCATCCCCGTGATCGCGCCCGTGGGCGTGGGGGAGAAGGGCGAGACCTACAACATCAACGCCGACCTCGTGGCCGGGAAGGTGGCCGGCGCTCTCAAGGCCGAGAAGCTCGTGCTCCTGACCGACGTGGAGGGCATCCTGGACGGGGACGGGAAACTCCTGAGCACCATCCGCCAGGAGGACGCCCCAGGGCTCGTGGCGAGCAAGGTCATCCGGGGGGGCATGATCCCCAAGCTCCAGTGCGCGTTGGACGCCCTGGACGAAGGCGTGCGCAAGGTCCACATCGTCGACGGCCGCGCCCGCCACGCCGTGCTCCTGGAGATCTTCACCCGGGGCGGGGTGGGGACGGAAATCCTGGGGAAGTGACGGCAGTGTCACCCCGTCCGACTCGTCGGACTCGTCTGACCCGTCGGACCGGTGTGGGCGACGCGAGCGAGGGCTAGACCATGGGCAATCAAGACATCATCGGCCTTTCCGAGCAGTACCTGATGGCCACCTACGCCCGGTTCCCGGTGGCCCTGGTGCGGGGCCAGGGGATGCGGGTGTGGGACGCGGACGGCCGCCAGTACCTGGACTTTCTCGCGGGCATCGCAGTGTGCAACCTGGGGCACTGCCACCCCCACGTGGTGGAGGCGGTGCGCGAGCAGGCCGGACGGCTGATGCACGTCTCGAACCTCTACCACATCGAGCCCCAGGCGCGGCTGGCAAAGCTCCTGGTGGAACACACCTTCGCGGACCGGGCGTTCTTCTGCAACAGCGGCGCCGAGGCGAACGAAGCCGCCATCAAGCTCTCCCGCAAGTACCAGAAGGACCGGGGGGAGCCCCGGCGCACCGGGGTCGTCTCCGCCACCATGAGCTTCCACGGCCGCACCCTGGCGACCCTGACGGCCACGGGCCAGGACAAGGTGAAGGTCGGGTTCGACCCCCTGCCGGCGGGTTTCAGCTACGTGCCCTACGACGACCCGGAGGCGCTGGAAGCGGCCGTGGGGCCCGACACGGCAGCGGTGCTCCTGGAGCCCGTCCAGGGGGAGGGGGGCATCCGGGTCCCCTCGGCGGGGTACCTGCGGCAAGTGCGGGAGCTGTGCGACGCCCGGGGCGCGCTGCTCATCTTCGACGAGGTGCAGACCGGAGTGGGGCGCACCGGCACCTTTCTGGCCTGCGAGCAGGAGGGGGTCGCACCGGATTTGTGCTCCCTCGCCAAGGCGCTGGGGGGCGGGGTAGCCATCGGGGCGCTGCTGGCCACCGAGACCGTGGCCCGCAGCTTTAGCCCGGGCACCCACGCCTCGACCTTCGGCGGCAACCCCCTGGCGGCGGCCGCAGCTCTGGCTTCCGTGCGCACCGTGCTCGGCGAAGGGTTCCTGGCCCACTGTCGCCGCATGGGAGAGTATCTCCTGGCCGGCCTCCGGGTAGCGGCGGGCGCCTGCCCTGCCGTGGCGGCGGTGCGGGGGCGGGGTCTCCTGGCGGGGCTGGAGCTCGCCCCGGGGTACCCGGCGGCCCACCTGGTGCGGGAGCTCCTGGAGCGGGGCTTCCTCACCGGAACCGCCGGCGAGGGAGTGCTGCGCCTGGCCCCGCCCCTGATCGTGGAGAAGGAGGAGATCGACGCCCTCCTGGCGGCACTGGCAGAAGTGCTCGAAACCCTGTGAGAGCGGCGCCCGCCCCGGCGTCCCGCAGGGATTGCCCCTTGCAGAGGAGCCCGACCATGCCCCGCCACTTTCTGCGCCTCACCGACTCTACCCGGGAAGAGCTCCTGGCGATCCTCGCGCTGGCCCGGGACCTCAAGACCCGCCAGGCGCGAGGGGAGCCCCACCGGCTCCTGGAGGGGAAGACCCTCGCCATGCTCTTCGAGAAGAGCTCCACCCGCACCCGGGTCTCCTTCGAGGTGGGGATGTTCCAGCTCGGCGGCCAGGCGCTCTTCCTCTCCCCCCGCGACACCCAGATCGGTCGGGGCGAGCCGGTGCAGGACACCGCCCGGGTGCTCTCCCGGTACGTGGACGCCGTCATGGTTCGCACCTTCTCCCAGGACCTCCTGGAGGAGCTCGCCCGCTGGTCGAACGTGCCGGTGATCAACGGGCTCACCGATCTCTACCATCCCTGTCAGGTCATGGCGGACCTCCTCACGGTGCTCGAGCGCCGCGGGAGCCTGGAGGGCCTGCGGGCGGCCTGGATTGGGGACGGAAACAACATGGCCCACTCCTGGATCAACGCCGCGGCGGTCTTGGGGTTTCGCCTGCGGCTGGCATGCCCCGAGGGTTACCGGCCCGCGCCCGAGGTCTTGGAAGCCGCCCGGGCCGCCGGCGCCGACGTGGCGGTGGTGGCAGACCCGAAGGAGGCCGCCGCCGGGGCCCACGCGGTCAACACCGACGTGTGGGCCTCCATGGGCCAAGAGGCCGAGCAGGAGGCCCGGGTCCGGGCCTTCCGGGGCTACACCGTGGACGCCCCCCTCATGGCCGCCGCCGACCCCGCGGCGACCTTCCTCCACTGCCTGCCCGCCCACCGGGGCGAGGAGGTCTCGGACGAAGTCCTGGAGGGGCCCCAGTCCGCCGTATGGGACGAAGCCGAAAACCGCCTCCACGTGCAGAAGGCGATCCTCGTGACGCTGCTCAAGGGTTTCTGACCGGTCTGACGAGTCTGACGAGTCTGGCGGGTCCGACCCGTCCGAGCTTCGAGAAAGGAAGAAACATGGCAAGACAGAAGGTCAAGAAGGTCGTGCTGGCGTACTCCGGGGGGCTCGACACCTCGGTCATCTTGAAGTGGCTCATCGAGGAGTACCGGTGCGAAGTGGTGTGCTTCGCGGCCGACCTCGGCCAGGGGGCGGAGCTCACCGGCCTGGAGGAAAAGGCCCGCAAGACCGGAGCCTCCAAGATCTACGTGGAAGACCTGCGGGAGGAGTTCGTCCGGGACTTCGTCTTCCCCATGTTCCGCGCCGGCGCCGTGTACGAGGGGTCGTACCTGCTCGGCACCTCCATCGCCCGTCCCCTGATCGGCAAGCGCCTGGTGGAGATCGCCGAGATGGAGGGGGCCGACGCGGTCTCCCACGGTGCCACCGGTAAGGGCAACGACCAGGTGCGCTTCGAGCTCACGGCCTACGCGCTCCAGCCCGACATCCGCATCATCGCCCCCTGGCGGGAGTGGAAGCTCAACTCCCGAGAGCTCCTGCTCGACTACGCCAAGACCCACGGCATCCCCGTGCCGGTGACCAAGGCCAAGCCCTACTCCAGCGACCGCAACCTCCTGCACATCTCCTTCGAGGGGGGCATCCTGGAGGACCCCTGGCGGGAGCCCACCGAAGACATGTTCCTCCTCTCCGTGAGCCCCGAGAAGGCCCCCGACAAGGGCGAGTACGTGGAGGTGGACTTCGAGGCGGGCAACGCCGTGGCGGTGAACGGCGAGCGCCTGGGCCCGGCGGCGCTGCTCGCCCACCTGAACGAGATCGGGGGTCGCCACGGCGTGGGGCGGGTGGATATCGTGGAGAACCGGTTCGTGGGCATGAAGAGCCGGGGCGTGTACGAGACCCCCGGAGGCACCATCCTGCGTGCCGCCCACAAGGCGGTGGAGAGCCTCACCATGGACCGGGAGGTGCTCCACCTGCGCGACTCCCTGGTGCCCCGGTACGCGGCGCTGGTCTACAACGGCTTCTGGTTCGCCCCCGAGCGGGAGACCCTCCAGACCTTCATGGACGAGGCACAGAAGGACG is part of the Thermodesulfobacteriota bacterium genome and encodes:
- the argB gene encoding acetylglutamate kinase; its protein translation is MKELIEKARVLHEALPYIRQFQGKVVVIKYGGHAMVDEALKESFARDVVLLKYIGINPVVVHGGGPQINQVLDRMKIESSFVDGMRVTDASTMDVVEMVLVGKVNKEIVNLIQLHGGRAVGLSGKDGGLIRARKLYMHKKVDDRLPPEIIDIGAVGEVEAIHPAVIETLDRGGFIPVIAPVGVGEKGETYNINADLVAGKVAGALKAEKLVLLTDVEGILDGDGKLLSTIRQEDAPGLVASKVIRGGMIPKLQCALDALDEGVRKVHIVDGRARHAVLLEIFTRGGVGTEILGK
- a CDS encoding acetylornithine transaminase, producing the protein MGNQDIIGLSEQYLMATYARFPVALVRGQGMRVWDADGRQYLDFLAGIAVCNLGHCHPHVVEAVREQAGRLMHVSNLYHIEPQARLAKLLVEHTFADRAFFCNSGAEANEAAIKLSRKYQKDRGEPRRTGVVSATMSFHGRTLATLTATGQDKVKVGFDPLPAGFSYVPYDDPEALEAAVGPDTAAVLLEPVQGEGGIRVPSAGYLRQVRELCDARGALLIFDEVQTGVGRTGTFLACEQEGVAPDLCSLAKALGGGVAIGALLATETVARSFSPGTHASTFGGNPLAAAAALASVRTVLGEGFLAHCRRMGEYLLAGLRVAAGACPAVAAVRGRGLLAGLELAPGYPAAHLVRELLERGFLTGTAGEGVLRLAPPLIVEKEEIDALLAALAEVLETL
- the argF gene encoding ornithine carbamoyltransferase, with translation MPRHFLRLTDSTREELLAILALARDLKTRQARGEPHRLLEGKTLAMLFEKSSTRTRVSFEVGMFQLGGQALFLSPRDTQIGRGEPVQDTARVLSRYVDAVMVRTFSQDLLEELARWSNVPVINGLTDLYHPCQVMADLLTVLERRGSLEGLRAAWIGDGNNMAHSWINAAAVLGFRLRLACPEGYRPAPEVLEAARAAGADVAVVADPKEAAAGAHAVNTDVWASMGQEAEQEARVRAFRGYTVDAPLMAAADPAATFLHCLPAHRGEEVSDEVLEGPQSAVWDEAENRLHVQKAILVTLLKGF
- a CDS encoding argininosuccinate synthase; this encodes MARQKVKKVVLAYSGGLDTSVILKWLIEEYRCEVVCFAADLGQGAELTGLEEKARKTGASKIYVEDLREEFVRDFVFPMFRAGAVYEGSYLLGTSIARPLIGKRLVEIAEMEGADAVSHGATGKGNDQVRFELTAYALQPDIRIIAPWREWKLNSRELLLDYAKTHGIPVPVTKAKPYSSDRNLLHISFEGGILEDPWREPTEDMFLLSVSPEKAPDKGEYVEVDFEAGNAVAVNGERLGPAALLAHLNEIGGRHGVGRVDIVENRFVGMKSRGVYETPGGTILRAAHKAVESLTMDREVLHLRDSLVPRYAALVYNGFWFAPERETLQTFMDEAQKDVTGTARLKLYKGNCTVVGRKSPRTLFDPEVATFEADTVYNQADATGFIRLNALRLRTLKKLRG